The following coding sequences are from one Luteolibacter yonseiensis window:
- a CDS encoding AAA family ATPase — translation MENATETEVADAAKHLRSLSSGLNQILFGQEELVDLVITGVLARGHILLEGLPGLGKTELVKGLSKLLRLGTKRVQFTPDLLPGDITGNPVLQEVDGRREFVFQPGPLFTNIVLADEINRASPKTQSALLEAMQERRVTVLGKTHDLPKPFFVLATQNPIELEGTYPLPEAQLDRFLFKLEVTRNDVATLQRIVSQRELGTDPHVDPVMTEETLVHLLELVRKIYLPDVVANYIARLVDASHPGQSSASRGIRYGASPRAALALASGAKARALMQERTNASFEDVKAIATAVLRHRIVLDYNARVEGHTTNDIVRALLEEVPFQAAATPKNLRSA, via the coding sequence ATGGAAAATGCCACCGAAACGGAAGTCGCCGATGCAGCCAAACACCTGCGCTCGCTGTCCAGCGGGCTGAACCAGATCCTCTTCGGCCAGGAGGAATTGGTCGATCTCGTGATCACCGGCGTGCTGGCACGGGGGCACATCCTGCTGGAAGGCTTGCCGGGACTTGGCAAGACGGAGCTGGTCAAGGGACTGTCCAAGCTGCTCAGGCTCGGCACGAAGCGGGTACAGTTCACCCCAGATCTCCTGCCCGGCGACATCACCGGAAATCCGGTGCTCCAGGAAGTCGATGGGCGGCGCGAGTTCGTATTCCAACCGGGACCGCTGTTCACCAACATCGTGCTTGCGGATGAGATCAACCGCGCCTCGCCGAAAACCCAGTCAGCCTTGTTGGAGGCCATGCAGGAACGGCGGGTGACGGTCTTGGGAAAAACCCATGACCTGCCAAAGCCGTTTTTCGTGCTGGCCACCCAGAACCCGATCGAACTGGAAGGCACCTATCCATTGCCCGAGGCGCAGCTCGACCGCTTCCTCTTCAAACTGGAGGTCACCCGCAATGATGTGGCAACCCTTCAACGGATCGTCTCCCAGCGGGAGCTCGGCACGGATCCGCATGTGGATCCGGTGATGACCGAGGAGACGCTTGTCCACCTGCTGGAGCTTGTTAGAAAAATCTATCTGCCCGACGTGGTGGCGAACTACATCGCCCGCCTCGTGGACGCCAGCCATCCCGGACAATCGTCCGCCTCGCGCGGCATCCGCTATGGGGCGAGCCCGCGGGCGGCGCTCGCGCTCGCGTCCGGAGCCAAGGCCCGCGCCCTGATGCAGGAGCGGACGAACGCGAGCTTCGAAGACGTGAAAGCCATCGCCACCGCCGTGCTGCGACACCGTATCGTGCTCGATTACAACGCGCGGGTGGAAGGCCACACGACCAATGACATCGTGCGCGCCCTGTTGGAGGAAGTTCCGTTCCAAGCGGCGGCGACTCCGAAAAACCTGCGGTCCGCCTGA
- a CDS encoding DUF58 domain-containing protein, translating to MNLTTLQSCHSTALAAAGRLRLPLRSRVWKCQSGEFTGGGTGSSMDFQDHRAYSPGDDPRHINWQAYARTGSYTMKLFREEVRPVVDLILDASESMFFDETKARRVAEIFYLVAESSQAAGASLALHAVRGDITRTLDPSTLRSHQWLETARALPAGAPAAAPDLSRLPLRANAIRVFLSDLLFPADPDPLLRHLGQRHGSVVIFSPFLESEARPVWSGNYEFIDTERKSHHPHRIEPATLRRYQEAYVNHFAAWKQQARHHQTAFARIPVEEDLATALFREAVPAGALEAAR from the coding sequence ATGAATCTGACAACCCTCCAGTCCTGTCATTCCACCGCGCTCGCCGCCGCCGGACGCCTGCGCCTGCCATTGCGCTCGCGGGTGTGGAAATGCCAGTCGGGTGAATTCACGGGCGGTGGCACGGGATCGTCGATGGACTTCCAGGACCACCGGGCCTATTCGCCCGGCGACGATCCGCGGCACATCAACTGGCAGGCATACGCGCGCACCGGCAGCTACACCATGAAACTCTTCCGTGAGGAGGTGAGACCCGTGGTGGATCTCATCCTTGATGCTTCCGAGTCCATGTTCTTCGATGAAACGAAGGCGCGCCGCGTCGCCGAGATTTTTTATCTGGTCGCGGAAAGCTCCCAGGCGGCGGGGGCATCCCTCGCGCTTCACGCCGTCCGGGGCGACATCACCCGGACGCTCGATCCATCCACCCTGCGCTCCCACCAATGGCTGGAAACGGCACGAGCCCTCCCCGCCGGCGCCCCCGCCGCCGCGCCCGATCTCTCAAGGCTGCCGCTGCGTGCGAATGCGATCCGCGTATTCCTGTCCGACCTGCTTTTCCCCGCCGATCCGGATCCGTTGCTCCGCCACCTCGGGCAACGTCATGGATCCGTCGTCATCTTTTCCCCCTTCCTCGAATCCGAAGCACGCCCGGTCTGGTCCGGAAACTACGAATTCATCGACACCGAGAGAAAGTCCCATCACCCGCACCGCATCGAACCCGCCACCCTGCGCCGTTATCAGGAAGCCTATGTGAACCATTTCGCAGCATGGAAACAGCAGGCCCGCCACCACCAGACCGCCTTCGCCCGCATCCCGGTGGAGGAAGACCTCGCCACCGCGCTCTTCCGCGAGGCCGTGCCCGCCGGAGCGCTGGAGGCCGCCAGATGA
- a CDS encoding ABC transporter ATP-binding protein, which yields MSALKINNLYRYFGNLQAVNGVTFEIPHGSVCGFVGANGAGKTTTMRILATLDYPTLGTAEVCGINVVHHPSEVRRLIGWMPDHFGNYEHMTVLEYLDFYARALGYKGKERRQRIQEVMDFTDLVPLADRFSNKLSKGMTQRLGLGRALLHDPQVLIMDEPAAGLDPKARIELKHLIRVLAKEGKTIFISSHILSELGEMCDSLLFINNGRIVHHGDAETLRQGSDVMGGVLYDVQVDGRPDAISDWCVLQQNVEFLEARKLGGRIRIDTEDPAKAADVLARMVKDGLRITEFHREQRNLEDAFIDILGRLDAGQPAVAPPPLPVVEGREDKA from the coding sequence ATGTCCGCTCTCAAGATCAACAATCTCTATCGCTACTTCGGCAATCTCCAGGCCGTCAACGGCGTCACGTTCGAGATTCCACACGGCTCGGTATGTGGCTTCGTCGGAGCCAATGGCGCCGGAAAAACCACGACCATGCGCATCCTCGCGACCCTGGACTATCCCACCCTCGGAACCGCCGAGGTATGCGGCATCAATGTGGTCCACCATCCGTCGGAAGTGAGGAGACTCATCGGCTGGATGCCGGACCACTTCGGGAACTACGAACACATGACCGTGCTCGAGTATCTGGACTTCTACGCCCGCGCCCTCGGCTACAAGGGAAAGGAACGCCGCCAACGCATCCAGGAGGTGATGGATTTCACCGACCTCGTTCCTCTCGCGGACCGCTTCTCCAACAAGCTGTCGAAAGGCATGACCCAGCGTCTCGGCCTGGGCCGCGCCCTGCTGCACGACCCTCAGGTGCTCATCATGGACGAGCCCGCGGCCGGACTGGATCCGAAGGCCCGCATCGAGCTGAAGCATCTCATCCGCGTCCTGGCCAAGGAGGGGAAGACAATCTTCATCTCCTCCCACATCCTTTCGGAACTGGGCGAGATGTGCGATTCCCTGCTGTTCATCAACAACGGCCGCATCGTCCACCACGGAGACGCTGAAACGCTGCGCCAGGGATCGGACGTCATGGGCGGAGTGCTCTATGACGTACAGGTGGATGGCAGGCCGGACGCCATTTCCGACTGGTGCGTGCTCCAGCAGAATGTGGAATTCCTCGAAGCCCGCAAACTGGGAGGACGCATCCGCATCGATACCGAAGATCCCGCGAAGGCTGCCGACGTGCTTGCCCGCATGGTCAAGGACGGCCTTCGGATCACCGAGTTCCACCGTGAACAACGGAACCTCGAGGACGCCTTCATCGATATCCTGGGCCGCCTCGACGCGGGCCAACCGGCGGTCGCCCCGCCACCGCTGCCGGTGGTCGAAGGCAGGGAAGACAAGGCGTGA
- a CDS encoding COX15/CtaA family protein: MTRFQKLATGALVSVLVLMFVGAIVRVTGAGMGCPDWPTCWGCLIPPTKVEDVDFSKLPIERFKKKAANMGRDPDSISVESLRQEFNPRHVWTEFINRMSSMPVGFFSLATFIAAFWQRQKRPLVFWMAFTSLAVVLINAWMGARVVYSGLAPGVLTAHLALAMSLLGTLCYCAWRGTDDPWRIGMNTDALGKSRIAVTVLLAVILTEGILGSQIREMTDELAKSHSNAPRSSWIAELEHSWVYLFHRSFSWVVLVATLWAWALAKRHRVGGAGKVERTVLGIVIAQMVLGLVMAQVHIYSWVQVLHVGLSAILLTFVWLWRFGLSAGHHRIP, from the coding sequence ATGACTCGGTTTCAAAAACTGGCCACAGGAGCCTTGGTTTCCGTTCTGGTGCTGATGTTCGTCGGGGCGATTGTGAGGGTCACGGGGGCTGGCATGGGCTGTCCGGACTGGCCGACCTGCTGGGGCTGCCTCATTCCTCCGACCAAGGTGGAGGACGTGGATTTCTCCAAACTGCCGATCGAACGGTTCAAGAAGAAGGCCGCCAACATGGGGCGGGATCCGGACAGTATTTCGGTGGAGTCACTGCGACAGGAATTCAACCCACGGCATGTGTGGACCGAGTTCATCAACCGGATGTCAAGCATGCCGGTAGGGTTTTTCTCGCTCGCGACATTCATCGCCGCGTTCTGGCAAAGGCAGAAGAGGCCGCTGGTTTTCTGGATGGCCTTCACTTCGCTGGCGGTGGTGCTGATCAACGCCTGGATGGGTGCGCGGGTCGTCTACAGCGGCCTCGCGCCAGGAGTTCTGACCGCGCATCTCGCCCTGGCCATGAGCCTGCTGGGAACCCTCTGCTACTGTGCGTGGAGGGGAACGGATGATCCATGGCGGATCGGGATGAATACGGATGCCCTGGGGAAATCCAGGATCGCCGTGACAGTGCTGCTGGCAGTGATCCTGACGGAAGGAATCCTCGGTTCCCAGATCCGCGAAATGACGGACGAGCTGGCGAAATCCCACTCGAACGCCCCGCGATCGAGTTGGATCGCCGAATTGGAGCATTCGTGGGTTTATCTGTTTCACCGCAGCTTCTCCTGGGTGGTGCTTGTCGCCACCCTCTGGGCGTGGGCGCTGGCGAAGCGCCACCGGGTCGGTGGGGCGGGCAAGGTGGAGCGCACGGTGCTGGGGATTGTGATCGCCCAGATGGTGCTGGGACTGGTGATGGCGCAGGTCCACATCTATTCGTGGGTTCAGGTGCTTCACGTGGGACTCTCCGCCATTCTGCTTACCTTCGTGTGGCTTTGGAGATTCGGCTTGAGTGCCGGCCACCACCGGATCCCGTGA
- a CDS encoding choice-of-anchor D domain-containing protein, which yields MTTHRLLTTLSLLITFLLSISFQNLHAAAGDLDHPDVSINGTILTTVLQPDGKILVGGSFTSAQGVTRNRIARINPDGTLDNGFNPNANSTVESIVVQADGKIIIGGFFTSLQPDAGVPSVTRNRIARLNPDGTLDTGFNPNANAEVLSMAEQTDGKIVIVGRFTSLQPNGATSVSDRNRIARLNADGTLDTAFNAPIYGNGGAYSLAIQADGKILVVGSFSSVAGAGRGNIARLNANGTIDATFNPNASAAVNSIAVQADGKILVGGEFNVIANNVRSGIARLNANGTVDTGFNPNANNRVYSMALQADGRILIAGHFTTLKPVGSATAIPRNYIARLEPNGTLDMGFDPKADNHVNCVALQADGGILLGGSFTTLQPNGSGAPVPQARFARLQNDPATRTLTVPTGNQVLLTSGGSAPEFVRVGFQLSTDGGDTWTFLGAGAFLGASGGWRLYDLALPAAGMIRALGVTSDGNGSTGGIISSVASFNNPPALPKIAVFTGGSTAYADERASGATAPQFPSTAVGITSVAQTFTIRNTGLAPLTGLALSVTGTNPGDFTPGMPQATLAPGATTTFTVAFSPTVMGVRSAVVNLVSNDTDKSPFIINLQGTATAATNANLSALGLSAGVLTPAFDPAVTTYSTNLPYEIKNLSVTPVKAEINAGIAVQIHGGDFIPASSGSPSDPLPLKAGLNEIVIRVTAQNGRTVKTYNVTVFRTGAVQGSLDPLMADSGVVITTVTQPDGKIILAGDFESVAGIPRGHIARLNVDGTVDTSFNPTADNVVRGVALQPDGKILICGWFTSLKPEGATASTARNRLARLNADGSVDAGFDPNPNESVHCMVLRPDGRLLIGGDFTTLQPNGAATGTVRNRIAQLNADGTLDAGFDPNVNDSVCSVVRQPDGKVLLGGYFTTIQPNGAASAISRNNIARVNEDGSLDTTFDPNANSRILCMLVQPDGKILLGGDFATLQPNGAATATTRNRIARLNADGTLDTGFNPNADYYVSSMTMEVNGRILICGGFSWLQPNDAGSATRRNKIARLNPDGTLDIDFDPNPDSDVLNVAQQADGKVLLGGGFSALYPNGSVEGFPRRGFARIINDPATQQLTVPDATRIRWMRGGSSPEVEQVTFEISTDNGTSYTLLGAGTRINGGWQLTDLSLPGGLIRARGRTSCGWRNGSAGMMQTIITYGVSPEPEISVSGNSVAITNGSVVPSTADNTDFGTVTVSGIGSTRSLSFMISNTGAAGLAVGNVTISGADAADFTVLHQPAPTVAGGDSTSFTILFDPSATGPREAVVSFTNGDGDEGSFQFNIHGTGFISNDADLVSLHPSVGMLDPVFSADTLSYSTSVAFGQTSIAVTPVQKETNASIRVRVNGESYVTVASGISSDDLNLIVGSNTIEVRVTAQDGVTVKTYTVTVTRRPMGPGDLDSLVANPGGSLYDFGTTSIYATAIQPDGRIIIAGNFTSVQSVPRNGIARLHADGSLDRGFDPGADGYVFCLAVQADGKIILGGRFTTLRPNGAANPTNRGYIARLNADGTLDQDFHAAANADVRSLAIQADEKIIMGGYFTTVHSSGSTGGVRNRIARLNPDGTVDPVFNPTANAYVSSVVVQSDGKVLLGGYFTTLQPNGSAVATTRNRIARVNADGTLDQNFDPGVNSVVNSVLVQPDGKILLGGDFGTFLPPAMAPAVRRNGMARLHSDGTLDMDFDPNFHGRVYCMALQADHGILVGGGFIMLTPNGADISTNRSFIARLQADGNVDPGFNPGADGNVFCVAQQTDGQVLFGGGFNKFQPNAVQFPVSRVRIARIINSPATQTLEVPDATQVTWTRGGSSPEVSHVTLELSTDGGKNYTPLGKATRVGTTADWRLTGLNLPTGGLLRARGRMEGFGTSLVETVTAFGNASTPLAAWRQSQFGSPANTGNGADNADSDHDGLANLIEYAFGLDPKAPDAHQLPQPLLVGGDLTATFTPPAGTGGITYGAQWSENLTDWHPAADMNTTPQRTFSVPMADRKKLYMRLTVTAP from the coding sequence ATGACAACTCACCGACTGCTGACAACGCTCAGCCTGCTCATCACCTTTTTGTTAAGCATTTCCTTCCAAAATCTCCACGCTGCGGCAGGAGATCTCGACCACCCCGATGTGAGCATCAACGGCACGATATTGACCACGGTGCTGCAGCCGGATGGAAAGATACTTGTCGGTGGTTCATTCACCTCCGCGCAGGGGGTGACTAGAAACCGCATCGCCAGGATCAATCCTGACGGAACGTTGGACAACGGCTTCAATCCGAATGCGAACAGCACCGTAGAAAGCATCGTGGTCCAGGCGGACGGAAAGATCATCATTGGAGGCTTCTTCACCAGTCTGCAGCCGGATGCCGGTGTCCCAAGCGTCACCCGGAACCGCATTGCCCGTCTCAATCCCGACGGCACGCTGGATACCGGTTTCAACCCCAATGCGAATGCCGAGGTCCTGAGCATGGCCGAGCAAACGGACGGCAAGATCGTGATCGTCGGACGGTTCACCTCGCTCCAGCCAAACGGAGCCACATCCGTAAGTGACCGCAACCGGATCGCACGGTTGAACGCGGACGGCACTCTCGACACCGCATTCAATGCTCCGATATATGGCAATGGCGGCGCTTACAGTCTGGCGATACAGGCGGACGGAAAAATCCTCGTCGTGGGCAGCTTCAGTTCCGTGGCCGGTGCCGGCCGCGGCAACATCGCGCGGTTGAATGCCAATGGTACCATCGATGCCACCTTCAATCCCAATGCGAGCGCTGCCGTCAACAGCATCGCGGTTCAGGCGGATGGAAAAATTCTGGTAGGAGGGGAATTCAATGTGATTGCCAATAATGTCCGCTCAGGCATCGCACGCCTGAATGCCAATGGAACGGTGGACACCGGTTTCAATCCCAATGCCAACAACAGGGTCTACAGCATGGCGTTGCAGGCGGACGGGAGAATCCTGATCGCGGGCCACTTCACCACGCTCAAGCCCGTCGGTTCGGCCACGGCCATCCCACGCAATTACATCGCCCGCCTCGAACCGAACGGCACGCTGGACATGGGGTTCGATCCCAAAGCCGACAACCATGTCAACTGTGTCGCCTTGCAAGCGGATGGAGGAATTCTTTTAGGCGGAAGCTTCACCACACTCCAGCCGAACGGAAGCGGCGCTCCGGTTCCCCAGGCCCGCTTTGCCAGACTTCAAAACGATCCGGCCACGCGGACTTTGACCGTGCCCACGGGTAACCAGGTTTTACTGACATCCGGCGGCAGCGCGCCGGAATTCGTCAGGGTCGGCTTCCAGTTGAGCACCGACGGTGGAGATACCTGGACCTTTCTCGGAGCGGGAGCATTTCTGGGAGCATCGGGAGGCTGGCGTCTCTATGACCTTGCGCTGCCAGCCGCCGGCATGATCCGCGCGCTCGGGGTTACGAGCGATGGGAACGGCAGCACGGGCGGGATCATCTCCTCCGTGGCAAGTTTCAACAATCCTCCGGCCCTTCCGAAAATCGCCGTTTTCACCGGCGGCAGTACCGCTTATGCGGATGAGAGGGCGAGCGGCGCTACCGCCCCTCAGTTCCCATCCACCGCCGTCGGCATTACCAGCGTCGCGCAGACTTTCACCATCAGGAATACCGGACTCGCACCACTCACGGGACTGGCGTTGTCCGTGACAGGAACCAATCCCGGGGATTTCACGCCCGGCATGCCGCAGGCCACGCTGGCACCGGGAGCGACAACCACATTCACCGTCGCATTCTCCCCCACCGTCATGGGAGTTCGCAGCGCGGTGGTGAATCTAGTAAGCAACGACACGGATAAAAGCCCTTTCATCATCAACCTCCAGGGCACTGCCACCGCCGCCACCAATGCGAATCTCTCCGCCCTGGGTCTCAGTGCCGGCGTGCTGACACCGGCCTTCGATCCGGCGGTCACAACCTACAGCACCAATCTTCCTTATGAAATCAAGAACCTGTCGGTCACACCGGTCAAAGCCGAGATCAACGCCGGCATCGCCGTCCAAATCCATGGCGGAGACTTCATTCCGGCATCTTCCGGCAGCCCCAGTGATCCTCTGCCGCTCAAAGCCGGCCTGAACGAAATCGTCATCAGAGTGACCGCGCAAAACGGCAGGACGGTCAAGACCTACAACGTGACGGTCTTCCGCACCGGTGCCGTGCAGGGCAGCCTTGATCCGTTGATGGCGGACAGCGGCGTCGTTATAACAACCGTGACGCAACCGGATGGAAAGATCATCCTCGCCGGCGACTTTGAAAGCGTGGCCGGCATACCGCGCGGACACATCGCCCGGCTGAACGTGGATGGCACGGTGGATACCAGCTTCAATCCCACCGCCGACAATGTTGTCCGCGGTGTGGCCTTGCAACCGGACGGCAAGATCCTCATCTGCGGTTGGTTCACCTCGCTCAAACCGGAGGGGGCGACCGCCTCTACCGCCCGCAATCGCCTGGCCAGGCTTAATGCCGATGGCTCCGTGGATGCCGGCTTCGATCCCAATCCGAACGAATCCGTGCATTGCATGGTCTTGCGGCCGGATGGCAGGTTGTTGATCGGCGGCGACTTCACCACGCTGCAACCGAACGGAGCGGCCACCGGCACCGTGCGCAACCGCATCGCACAGTTGAATGCGGACGGCACGCTGGATGCCGGTTTCGATCCGAATGTGAACGACTCCGTCTGCAGCGTCGTACGGCAGCCTGATGGAAAGGTGCTGCTGGGCGGTTACTTCACCACCATCCAGCCCAATGGAGCCGCCTCCGCCATATCCCGAAACAACATCGCTCGGGTCAATGAGGACGGCAGTCTGGACACAACGTTTGATCCCAATGCCAACTCGAGGATCCTCTGCATGCTGGTGCAGCCGGATGGAAAAATATTGCTCGGCGGTGATTTCGCCACCCTCCAACCGAATGGAGCGGCAACCGCCACCACGCGCAACCGCATCGCCCGATTGAATGCGGACGGCACGCTGGACACCGGATTCAACCCGAACGCGGACTATTACGTATCCAGCATGACCATGGAGGTGAATGGAAGGATCCTGATATGTGGCGGATTTTCCTGGCTCCAACCAAACGATGCCGGGTCCGCCACGAGACGCAATAAAATCGCACGTCTCAATCCGGATGGCACCTTGGACATCGACTTTGATCCGAACCCCGATTCGGACGTCCTCAACGTGGCGCAGCAGGCGGATGGCAAGGTATTGCTGGGCGGCGGTTTTTCCGCGCTCTACCCAAATGGCTCGGTCGAGGGATTTCCACGCAGAGGTTTTGCCCGGATCATCAACGATCCCGCCACACAGCAGCTGACGGTGCCGGACGCAACCCGCATCCGGTGGATGCGCGGCGGTTCGTCCCCCGAAGTGGAACAGGTCACCTTTGAAATATCCACGGACAACGGAACGAGCTACACGCTCCTGGGCGCCGGCACACGCATCAATGGCGGCTGGCAGCTGACGGATCTTTCTTTGCCCGGCGGCCTGATCCGTGCCCGTGGCCGCACCTCCTGCGGTTGGAGAAACGGCTCCGCCGGCATGATGCAGACGATCATCACTTACGGCGTTTCTCCCGAACCCGAGATCTCCGTTTCAGGAAACAGCGTGGCCATCACCAACGGCAGCGTCGTCCCTTCCACTGCGGACAACACCGACTTCGGCACGGTCACGGTCTCCGGCATCGGTTCCACCCGCAGCCTTTCATTCATGATTTCCAATACGGGCGCGGCCGGCCTCGCGGTGGGAAATGTCACCATCAGTGGTGCGGACGCGGCGGACTTCACCGTGCTTCACCAGCCTGCCCCGACGGTCGCGGGTGGTGACAGCACGTCGTTCACGATCCTCTTCGATCCGAGTGCGACAGGCCCGCGCGAGGCGGTGGTGAGCTTCACCAATGGCGACGGGGACGAGGGCTCATTCCAGTTCAACATCCATGGCACCGGCTTCATTTCTAACGATGCGGATCTGGTTTCGCTGCATCCCAGCGTCGGGATGCTTGATCCGGTCTTTTCTGCCGACACCTTGTCATACTCCACCAGTGTCGCGTTTGGCCAGACCAGCATCGCGGTGACGCCCGTTCAAAAGGAAACCAATGCCAGCATCCGGGTCCGGGTGAATGGGGAAAGCTACGTGACCGTGGCCTCCGGCATATCCAGTGACGATTTGAACCTCATAGTGGGCTCCAACACCATCGAGGTCCGCGTCACAGCGCAGGATGGAGTGACGGTGAAAACATACACCGTGACCGTCACGCGCCGCCCCATGGGCCCTGGTGACCTGGATTCCCTTGTCGCCAATCCCGGCGGCAGTTTGTACGATTTCGGCACCACCTCCATCTATGCCACGGCGATCCAGCCTGACGGCAGGATCATCATTGCTGGAAATTTCACATCGGTTCAAAGCGTGCCGCGCAACGGCATCGCACGGCTCCATGCGGACGGTTCCCTTGACAGGGGCTTCGACCCCGGTGCCGATGGTTATGTCTTCTGTCTTGCCGTTCAAGCCGATGGAAAGATCATTCTGGGAGGCAGGTTCACCACGCTGCGGCCGAATGGCGCGGCGAATCCCACCAACCGCGGCTACATCGCGCGTCTCAATGCGGATGGAACGCTGGACCAGGATTTCCATGCTGCCGCGAACGCTGACGTCCGGAGTCTGGCAATACAGGCAGATGAAAAAATAATCATGGGCGGGTACTTCACGACAGTCCATTCAAGCGGCTCCACGGGAGGCGTCCGCAACCGCATCGCACGGCTCAATCCCGACGGAACAGTCGACCCGGTTTTCAATCCCACTGCGAACGCCTACGTCTCCAGTGTCGTGGTCCAATCCGACGGCAAGGTCCTGCTGGGTGGCTACTTCACCACACTCCAACCGAACGGCTCGGCTGTCGCCACCACACGCAACCGCATCGCCAGGGTGAATGCCGACGGCACTTTGGATCAGAACTTCGATCCCGGTGTGAATTCCGTGGTCAACAGCGTGTTGGTTCAGCCGGACGGCAAGATCCTGCTGGGTGGCGACTTCGGAACGTTTCTCCCACCCGCCATGGCCCCGGCGGTGAGACGGAACGGGATGGCGCGCCTCCACTCGGATGGCACGCTGGACATGGATTTCGATCCCAACTTCCACGGAAGAGTCTATTGCATGGCGCTGCAGGCAGATCACGGCATTCTTGTCGGCGGTGGGTTCATCATGCTCACACCCAATGGGGCCGATATTTCCACCAACCGCTCGTTCATCGCACGACTTCAAGCCGACGGAAACGTCGATCCCGGATTCAATCCCGGAGCGGATGGAAACGTGTTCTGCGTGGCGCAGCAGACAGACGGGCAGGTGTTGTTCGGCGGAGGGTTCAACAAATTCCAACCGAATGCCGTGCAATTTCCCGTTTCCCGCGTGCGCATCGCCCGCATCATCAACTCTCCCGCGACACAAACCTTGGAAGTTCCGGATGCGACACAAGTAACGTGGACACGTGGCGGCAGTTCGCCGGAAGTCTCACATGTCACGTTGGAACTGAGCACGGACGGTGGTAAAAACTATACTCCTTTGGGCAAAGCGACCCGGGTGGGAACCACGGCGGATTGGCGGCTCACGGGCTTGAACCTTCCCACCGGCGGTTTGTTGCGGGCCCGCGGCCGGATGGAGGGCTTCGGCACGAGTCTGGTGGAAACCGTGACAGCTTTCGGAAACGCCAGCACTCCCCTCGCGGCCTGGCGGCAGAGCCAGTTCGGCTCCCCCGCGAACACGGGGAACGGAGCGGACAACGCCGACTCCGACCATGACGGGCTCGCCAATCTCATCGAATACGCCTTCGGTCTCGATCCCAAGGCACCCGATGCCCACCAGCTTCCGCAACCTCTGCTTGTGGGAGGAGACCTCACCGCCACCTTCACCCCGCCCGCCGGGACCGGAGGCATCACCTACGGCGCGCAGTGGAGTGAAAACCTGACGGACTGGCACCCTGCGGCTGACATGAACACCACCCCGCAACGGACCTTCTCCGTGCCGATGGCGGACAGGAAGAAACTCTACATGCGTTTGACCGTCACCGCGCCATGA